A genomic stretch from Chloroflexota bacterium includes:
- a CDS encoding PAS domain-containing protein, producing MAKRPAAEAVISLDPNGRYISANKPALQLFGVTLAELRASPPDRFAIRPTNQSERAALRAEWESAGSRPLVGTAGLKRADGTTIRISYAIETARPGFRARLWQVDGSPEAPPTVFSVGSVLREWRAAERNLAELVPGTPEWRRILGEIELLRDRYHELFKSVKPQA from the coding sequence ATGGCCAAGCGTCCGGCTGCCGAGGCCGTGATCAGCCTCGACCCAAACGGCCGATACATCAGCGCCAACAAGCCCGCCCTTCAGCTCTTCGGCGTCACGCTTGCCGAGCTGCGCGCCTCGCCGCCGGACCGATTTGCGATCCGGCCCACGAATCAGTCCGAGCGGGCCGCGTTGCGGGCCGAGTGGGAATCGGCCGGCTCACGGCCGCTGGTCGGCACGGCCGGGCTGAAGCGTGCCGACGGGACGACGATTCGGATCTCGTATGCGATCGAGACCGCCCGTCCGGGATTTCGCGCTCGCCTGTGGCAGGTCGACGGATCTCCGGAAGCGCCGCCAACCGTCTTTTCGGTTGGGAGCGTCCTTCGCGAGTGGCGTGCCGCCGAACGAAACCTGGCTGAGCTCGTGCCGGGCACGCCAGAATGGAGGCGGATCCTGGGTGAGATCGAGCTGCTGCGGGACAGGTACCACGAGCTCTTCAAGTCGGTCAAGCCCCAGGCCTGA
- a CDS encoding sigma-70 family RNA polymerase sigma factor translates to MAPVAAAGEIEAVYRQDGDRLWRALYAFAGDEDVASDAVAEAFAQALRRGSEIRDARSWVWRSAFRLAAGDLKRQSSLAHGPIPEGAFHDAHADEQLLVALQGLTPQQRAVIVLHYYADCPVREIARRTGINPLAVRAHLSRGRKHLGVLLGDER, encoded by the coding sequence GTGGCTCCCGTCGCGGCTGCTGGCGAGATTGAGGCGGTCTACCGCCAGGACGGCGATCGCCTGTGGCGGGCGCTGTACGCCTTCGCCGGCGACGAGGACGTGGCCTCCGACGCGGTGGCCGAGGCGTTTGCCCAGGCGCTGCGCCGAGGCTCGGAGATCAGAGATGCACGCAGCTGGGTGTGGCGCTCAGCCTTCCGGCTGGCTGCCGGCGACCTGAAGCGCCAGTCCAGCCTCGCCCACGGACCGATCCCCGAGGGCGCCTTTCACGATGCGCACGCCGATGAGCAACTGCTCGTCGCGCTCCAGGGCCTCACCCCGCAGCAGCGCGCCGTGATCGTGCTGCACTACTACGCCGACTGCCCGGTGCGCGAGATCGCGCGCCGCACCGGTATCAATCCGCTTGCCGTGCGCGCTCATCTGAGCCGCGGGCGCAAGCATCTCGGCGTCCTGCTGGGTGACGAGCGATGA
- a CDS encoding kelch repeat-containing protein: MTDLHTRFRTLDSLSAPNLWYDIEERAMAMQPTRRRSPFVLIAVMLLLVLAIGGAVLVGSGIVKLPVSVDASASPSSAPSSSAQESIAASSSPAEQVAASWTATGAMLEARTSYTATPLLDGTVLVAGGVGADTSDFFANILASAELYDPSTGQWTATGAMLGVRTGHTATLLPDGKVLVVGGGSSSDGDGGPLSSAELYDPATGSWTATGSTIGAGPGRTATLLNNGEVLVTGGSQGNFEPVAFAELYDPSTGSWSATADMVEARSGHTATRLLDGKVLVTGSGTELAPAELYDPNTGQWTATGSMGGIFIGHTATLLLDGKVLVAGGMAGTGALASAELYDPSTGQWTATGVMLEARLFHTATPLPGGKVLVAGGTNSVIDGGVASVSAELFDPGIGSWTATAGMLEAHGGPATLLGDGTVLVAGGAGSSGYLASAELYDPGSGN, encoded by the coding sequence ATGACCGATCTGCACACCCGTTTCCGCACGCTCGACAGCTTGTCGGCGCCCAACCTCTGGTATGACATCGAGGAGCGAGCCATGGCCATGCAGCCCACCCGTCGGCGCAGTCCCTTCGTCCTGATCGCCGTCATGCTGCTGCTGGTGCTGGCCATCGGCGGAGCAGTGCTGGTCGGGTCAGGCATCGTCAAGCTCCCGGTGAGCGTTGATGCCTCGGCGAGTCCTTCATCGGCACCTTCTTCGTCGGCGCAGGAGTCGATCGCAGCATCCTCGAGTCCGGCCGAGCAGGTCGCGGCATCGTGGACCGCCACGGGGGCGATGCTCGAAGCGCGCACCAGCTACACGGCCACTCCGCTGCTCGATGGCACGGTGCTGGTGGCGGGCGGTGTGGGCGCTGATACCAGCGACTTCTTTGCGAACATCCTGGCCTCCGCCGAGCTGTACGACCCCAGCACCGGGCAATGGACTGCCACCGGGGCGATGCTCGGGGTGCGCACCGGTCACACGGCAACGCTGCTGCCCGATGGCAAGGTGCTGGTGGTGGGCGGGGGAAGCAGCAGCGACGGCGACGGCGGCCCCCTGTCCTCGGCTGAACTGTATGACCCGGCCACCGGGTCGTGGACCGCCACCGGCAGCACGATCGGGGCTGGCCCCGGTCGCACGGCCACCCTCCTGAATAACGGCGAGGTCCTCGTCACGGGTGGATCCCAAGGTAACTTCGAACCGGTGGCCTTCGCCGAGCTGTACGACCCCAGCACCGGGTCCTGGTCGGCGACCGCGGACATGGTCGAGGCTCGCTCCGGCCATACGGCCACGCGGCTGCTCGATGGCAAGGTGCTCGTGACAGGCAGCGGCACCGAACTGGCCCCTGCAGAGCTGTATGACCCCAACACCGGGCAGTGGACTGCCACCGGGAGCATGGGCGGGATCTTCATCGGTCACACGGCCACGCTGCTGTTGGATGGCAAGGTGCTGGTGGCGGGCGGCATGGCCGGCACGGGCGCGCTCGCCTCCGCCGAGCTGTACGACCCCAGCACCGGGCAATGGACTGCTACCGGGGTCATGCTCGAGGCTCGCCTCTTCCACACGGCAACGCCGTTGCCCGGTGGCAAGGTGCTGGTGGCGGGCGGCACCAACAGCGTGATCGACGGAGGAGTGGCCTCCGTATCCGCTGAGCTATTCGACCCCGGCATCGGCTCCTGGACTGCCACCGCGGGGATGCTCGAGGCTCACGGGGGTCCGGCCACGCTGCTGGGCGATGGCACGGTGCTCGTGGCGGGCGGCGCTGGCAGCAGCGGCTACTTGGCCTCGGCCGAGCTCTACGACCCGGGCAGCGGGAACTGA
- a CDS encoding sigma-70 family RNA polymerase sigma factor, with amino-acid sequence MDRRDLVERARRGDHDAFAQLTAADLGRLYGAAHLLLGQTEPAQDAVQDTLLEAWRGLPSLRDASRYDAWVHRLLVRSCYRQRKWNHPSDSAFGRDRTTDGAFDAVEDREQLERGFRRLPAEQRAVLVMRFYLDLSLADVAASLGLPEGTVKSRIHRGLASLRAALEADARHPYRLPEGLI; translated from the coding sequence ATGGACCGGCGAGATCTCGTTGAGCGCGCCCGACGCGGAGACCATGACGCCTTCGCGCAGCTGACTGCCGCCGATCTCGGCCGTCTCTACGGGGCTGCGCACCTCCTGCTGGGCCAGACGGAGCCGGCGCAGGATGCGGTGCAGGACACGCTGCTCGAAGCATGGCGTGGCCTCCCCAGTTTGCGTGACGCATCCAGATACGACGCCTGGGTGCATCGGCTCCTCGTCCGGAGTTGCTATCGACAGCGCAAATGGAACCATCCCTCGGACTCGGCCTTCGGTCGCGACCGGACAACCGACGGAGCCTTTGACGCAGTGGAGGACCGCGAGCAGCTCGAGCGTGGCTTCCGCCGGCTGCCGGCCGAGCAGCGTGCCGTCCTGGTGATGCGGTTCTACCTGGACCTCTCCCTCGCCGATGTCGCCGCGAGCCTTGGGTTGCCGGAAGGGACCGTCAAGTCACGGATTCATCGAGGCCTGGCGTCGCTGCGCGCCGCCCTGGAGGCTGATGCCCGTCATCCGTACCGCCTGCCGGAGGGATTGATCTGA